One part of the Amaranthus tricolor cultivar Red isolate AtriRed21 chromosome 16, ASM2621246v1, whole genome shotgun sequence genome encodes these proteins:
- the LOC130803115 gene encoding uncharacterized protein LOC130803115, with protein MLLHHVINIQVGSTFSLLLPYKTHHNLSITKTIPIQIIINQILHYCKFSSSHTSINNHLKIPQELANITALEATNQESTNKQVVLALYEALNSRDADKVSNLLASDLEWWFHGPPSHQFLMHILSGDGDSVSSSFVFNPQSIVAFGSLVLAEGCDHNRSISWVHAWTVTDGIITQVREYFNTSVTVTRLGNRNNLSTPSDSNQICSNHHHCQPLWESSLSNRVGKSVPGLVLAL; from the coding sequence ATGCTTTTACACCACGTCATCAATATACAAGTGGGAtccactttctctctcctccttccctATAAAACCCACCATAATCTCTCCATCACCAAAACTATCCCAATTCAAATCATCATAAATCAAATCCTCCATTACTGTAAATTCTCAAGCTCACATACCTCCATTAACAATCACCTCAAAATCCCCCAAGAACTGGCTAATATCACAGCACTGGAGGCCACAAACCAAGAATCCACCAACAAACAGGTGGTACTTGCGCTTTATGAAGCCCTAAATTCTCGCGACGCCGATAAGGTCTCCAACCTTCTAGCTTCCGATCTTGAGTGGTGGTTCCATGGTCCGCCATCTCACCAATTTCTGATGCACATCCTGAGTGGAGACGGAGATTCTGTAAGTTCTAGTTTCGTTTTTAATCCACAATCAATCGTAGCCTTTGGTTCTCTTGTTTTAGCTGAAGGCTGCGATCATAATCGTTCAATCTCCTGGGTTCATGCTTGGACGGTTACAGATGGGATAATCACTCAAGTGCGTGAGTATTTCAATACTTCTGTTACTGTTACTCGTCTTGGAAATCGTAACAATCTTTCTACACCGTCTGATTCTAATCAGATCTGTTCTAATCATCATCATTGTCAACCTCTTTGGGAAAGTAGTCTTTCTAATCGGGTTGGGAAATCGGTTCCGGGTTTGGTTCTTGCTCTTTGA
- the LOC130803110 gene encoding uncharacterized protein LOC130803110 has protein sequence MAVASTLPLSWSHQTPRPPPTHILRPPFHGARCTSTTTRSIPPRPAVILPGLGNNTADYSRLQSSLEEYDVKSVVAKVSRLDWFRNAAGLLDPNYWKGTLCPSPVLDWYLNRVDQAVRQAKELAPGRTVSLIGHSAGGWLARVYMAEFGKSDISLLLTLGTPHLPPPRGVSGVIDQTRGLLYHVQEHCSEAVYTPELKYVCVAGRYIQGARVFGGSNVVQNVAHGAAIMNVPESKSDDVTLQARFVGQGYKQVCGRADVWGDGVVPEVSAHLEGALNISLDGVYHSPVGSDDVSRPWYGSPDVLKNWVNHLLD, from the coding sequence ATGGCAGTAGCTTCCACCTTGCCCttgtcttggtcacatcaaacACCAAGGCCCCCACCAACCCATATTCTCCGGCCACCATTTCATGGTGCCCGGTGCACCTCTACCACCACTCGCTCGATCCCCCCTCGACCTGCTGTAATACTCCCAGGATTAGGGAACAATACAGCAGATTATTCTAGACTGCAATCGAGCCTAGAGGAGTACGATGTTAAAAGTGTCGTAGCCAAAGTTTCGAGGCTCGATTGGTTTAGGAATGCAGCGGGTTTACTAGACCCGAATTACTGGAAGGGCACACTGTGTCCTAGCCCGGTTTTAGATTGGTATCTTAACAGGGTGGATCAAGCTGTAAGACAAGCTAAGGAGCTTGCACCGGGCAGGACAGTCTCGTTGATTGGACATTCTGCGGGTGGGTGGCTAGCACGCGTGTATATGGCGGAGTTTGGGAAGTCAGATATCTCGTTACTTTTGACACTTGGCACTCCGCATTTGCCTCCTCCAAGAGGTGTATCTGGGGTTATCGATCAGACAAGGGGGCTATTGTATCATGTGCAAGAGCACTGCTCGGAAGCTGTGTATACTCCTGAACTTAAGTATGTGTGTGTCGCTGGACGGTATATTCAGGGCGCTCGAGTATTTGGAGGTTCAAATGTTGTGCAGAACGTGGCTCATGGGGCTGCTATTATGAATGTGCCCGAGTCAAAATCAGACGATGTTACATTGCAAGCGCGGTTTGTTGGTCAGGGCTATAAACAAGTATGTGGGCGGGCGGATGTGTGGGGTGATGGAGTTGTTCCGGAAGTATCTGCACATTTAGAGGGTGCTCTTAATATTAGCTTGGATGGTGTTTATCACTCGCCTGTCGGTTCAGATGATGTCTCGAGACCCTGGTATGGCTCGCCTGACGTACTTAAGAATTGGGTTAACCACCTTTTAGATTAA
- the LOC130803104 gene encoding uncharacterized protein LOC130803104, translating into MAQNDGLIVKEEIEEIIKLPKSKTPSPIHCLTPSKDGQIGGTPKIKYALLSRPSSKFWEIAEGKDEASRAVESSRSHGLRERISELRHRINWESLKKTCKEWFRNPMNLALFVWITCVAVSGAILFLVMTGMLNSALPKKSQRNAWFEVNNQILNALFTLMCLYQHPQRFYHLALLLRWNPKDISKLRKIYCKNGTYKPHEWAHMLVVILLLHLNCFAQYGLCGLNLGYKRSERPVLGVAICISVAIAAPAIAGIYTILSPLGKEYAYENPSDEEAQIPIKAASHNLSVIRSNSLERRLSFALRNGNIVEDQPQWKEGLFDLWDDLSITYLSLFCSFCVFGWNMERLGFGNMYVHIATFILFCSAPFFIFNLAGLNVNDDNVRQALSLTGFLLCGLGLLYGGYWRIRMRKRYNLPEYTSCCGKPAVTDCALWLCCCWCSLAQEVRTANFYEIVEDKMYRKQHNGNGDLGCSDLPCEDEEVANNNSLDVGSRTVPLDDSMITTENHSSGRTEEELPKQGMSKPMTPPRPLTIDRETK; encoded by the coding sequence ATGGCTCAAAATGATGGTCTTATAGTCAaagaggagattgaagaaaTTATTAAACTTCCTAAATCAAAAACACCAAGCCCAATTCATTGTTTAACACCTTCAAAAGATGGTCAAATTGGTGGAACACCAAAAATTAAATATGCCCTTTTAAGTAGACCTTCAAGCAAATTCTGGGAAATTGCTGAAGGGAAAGATGAGGCGTCTCGTGCTGTGGAGTCTTCTCGTAGCCATGGCTTACGAGAACGAATAAGTGAACTTAGACATAGAATTAATTGGGAGTCCTTAAAGAAAACTTGCAAAGAGTGGTTTAGGAATCCCATGAACTTGGCTCTTTTTGTTTGGATTACTTGTGTTGCCGTTTCTGGGGCGATTTTGTTTCTTGTCATGACTGGAATGCTAAATAGTGCCTTACCGAAGAAATCACAACGAAACGCGTGGTTTGAAGTCAATAATCAAATCCTTAATGCCCTTTTTACTCTCATGTGTTTGTATCAACACCCTCAAAGATTCTACCACTTAGCATTGCTCTTGAGATGGAATCCGAAGGATATATCTAAATTAAGAAAGATTTACTGTAAGAATGGTACTTACAAGCCGCACGAATGGGCACATATGCTAGTGGTTATTTTGTTGCTTCATTTGAATTGTTTTGCTCAGTATGGTCTTTGTGGCCTAAACTTGGGATATAAACGATCTGAGCGGCCTGTACTTGGGGTTGCGATTTGTATCTCCGTTGCCATAGCTGCCCCGGCTATAGCAGGAATCTACACTATCCTTAGTCCCTTAGGCAAGGAGTATGCGTATGAAAACCCAAGTGATGAGGAAGCGCAAATTCCTATTAAGGCCGCAAGTCACAACTTAAGTGTTATAAGATCGAATTCGTTAGAAAGGCGGCTATCTTTTGCACTGAGAAATGGGAATATTGTTGAGGATCAACCACAATGGAAAGAAGGACTTTTTGATTTGTGGGATGATTTATCTATCACCTATCTCTCGCTTTTTTGCAGCTTTTGTGTTTTCGGATGGAACATGGAGAGGTTGGGATTCGGGAATATGTACGTTCACATTGCAACTTTCATATTGTTTTGCTCTGCTCCGTTTTTTATCTTCAATTTGGCTGGCCTTAATGTTAATGATGACAACGTTAGGCAGGCTCTAAGCCTTACGGGGTTTTTACTATGTGGGCTTGGTTTACTTTACGGTGGTTATTGGAGGATCCGAATGAGGAAGAGGTACAACTTGCCTGAATATACATCATGTTGTGGCAAACCCGCTGTGACTGATTGTGCTTTGTGGCTTTGCTGTTGTTGGTGCTCACTTGCTCAGGAAGTACGAACTGCAAATTTCTATGAAATCGTTGAAGACAAGATGTATAGGAAACAGCACAATGGAAATGGCGATCTAGGGTGCTCAGACTTGccttgtgaagatgaagaagtagCCAACAACAACAGTTTGGATGTAGGCTCAAGGACAGTTCCATTGGACGACTCCATGATCACAACCGAAAATCACAGTTCGGGAAGGACAGAAGAAGAGTTACCGAAGCAAGGTATGTCGAAACCCATGACACCTCCACGCCCCTTAACGATTGACAGAGAAACCAAATAG